One Enterobacter asburiae genomic window, TAGCCGCGATACCTTCAGCGACCAGTTGCTTACGGCAGTCAATCAGGCGCGCGTTCTCTGCACCATACTCTTTAGCGCGACGAGGAATGGCATCATAGTCGTCCTCATCCGGCTGACCCAGGTTCGCAGTATAGGCATACGGAACCGCTCCCTTCTGGCGCATCCACAGCAGTGCAGCGCTGGTATCCAGGCCACCTGAGAAAGCGATGCCAATACGTTGTCCAACCGGAAGATGCTTGAGAATCGTCGTCATAGAATAAAACCCTGCTTGATTGACTGATTAGAGACCGCTTTCGCTCTCTTGTGCATTTTTATGCAAAATAAGTGAGTATTCATTTAATCATCTTTTGGCGAAGACCGGAAGAGAGTCGTGCGTTTTTTGTAAAAATTTTGGTCTGATCGCTCTGGCGGAAGTTGGGTTGACAGGTGGGGTCAACTATCAATATACTAAACGCCGATTTTACGTCCCGTCTTCGGTACCAAATCCCAGCATTATTTGCAAATTCTGTCCAAAACGCGTAGAATTTGCCACGTTTCAGGCGCGGGGTGGAGCAGCCTGGTAGCTCGTCGGGCTCATAACCCGAAGGTCGTCGGTTCAAATCCGGCCCCCGCAACCACTTTCCCATAAAGTTCTTTTTCAAATATACTGTGAAGACTTAGAGCCTTCGTAGCTGGATTTGAAAAAATTCTTTCGGAAAGTGCTCCAGGCCACAGTTGTGGCTATAGGGTTCAGTTATCTAAAGCCCCGATTTATCGGGGTTTTTTGTTATCTGACTACAGAATAACTGGGCTTTACGCCCTTTTTTTATGTCTTGGGGGTGGGCTTGTCCACATTAGAGCAAAAATTAACAGAGATGATTACTGCACCGGTCGAAGCACTGGGCTACGAACTGGTCGGCATCGAATTCGTTCGCGGCCGTACATCGACGCTGCGCATCTATATTGATAGTGAAGATGGCATCAATGTTGATGATTGTGCTGATGTCAGCCACCAGGTGAGTGCGGTTCTTGATGTTGAAGACCCGATTACCGTTGCGTACAACCTGGAAGTTTCCTCACCTGGCCTCGATCGCCCGATGTTCACGGCCGAGCACTACGTGCGCTTTACCGGTGAAGAAGTGGCTCTCGTTCTGCGTATGGCCGTACAGAACCGCCGTAAATGGCAGGGAATTATCAAAGCCGTTGATGGTGAAATGATCACGGTGACAGTCGACGGCAAAGATGAAGTGTTCGCGCTGAGTAATATCCAGAAGGCGAACCTGGTTCCCCACTTTTAACAGTCTGGATTGAGGTGAAAAGCCCGCGATGAACAAAGAAATTTTGGCTGTTGTTGAAGCCGTCTCCAACGAGAAATCACTGCCGCGTGAGAAGATTTTCGAAGCGCTGGAAAGTGCACTGGCTACTGCAACCAAGAAAAAATACGAACAAGAGATCGATGTTCGCGTAGAAATCGATCGTAAAAGCGGTGACTTCGATACATTCCGTCGTTGGGTAATCGTAGAAGAAGTGACCCAGCCGACCAAAGAGATCACGCTGGAAGCCGCCCGTTTTGAAGACGAAAGTCTGAACGTAGGCGAGTACGTTGAAGATCAGATTGAATCTGTCACCTTCGACCGTATCACGACCCAGACCGCTAAACAGGTTATCGTGCAGAAAGTTCGCGAAGCCGAGCGCGCGCTGGTTGTCGATCAGTTCCGCGATCAGGAAGGCGAAATCATCACCGGTGTGGTGAAGAAAGTGAACCGCGACAACATCTCCCTGGAGATCAAATCCGAAGGGTTGCCGGGTAACGCTGAAGCCGTGATCCTGCGTGAAGATATGCTGCCGCGTGAAAACTTCCGTCCGGGCGACCGTATTCGTGGCGTTCTGTACGCCGTTCGCCCTGAAGCGCGTGGCGCACAGCTGTTCGTGACCCGTTCTAAACCAGAAATGCTGGTAGAACTGTTCCGTATCGAAGTACCGGAAATCGGTGAAGAAGTTATCGAGATTAAAGCGGCGGCTCGCGATCCGGGCTCCCGTGCGAAAATTGCGGTGAAAACCAACGACAAGCGTATCGACCCGGTCGGTGCTTGCGTCGGTATGCGCGGTGCGCGTGTCCAGGCAGTTTCTACTGAGCTGGGCGGCGAACGTATTGATATCGTTCTGTGGGATGACAACCCGGCGCAGTTCGTGATCAACGCAATGGCTCCAGCTGATGTGGCGTCTATCGTTGTTGACGAAGACAAACACACCATGGATATCGCTGTTGAAGCGGGCAACCTGGCGCAGGCAATCGGCCGTAACGGTCAGAACGTACGCCTGGCGTCACAGCTGAGCGGCTGGGAACTCAACGTTATGACCGTTGATGACCTGCAGGCTAAGCATCAGGCTGAAGCCCATGCGGCGATCGATACCTTCACTAAATACCTGGATATTGACGAAGACTTCGCCACTGTTCTGGTTGAAGAAGGTTTCTCTACGCTGGAAGAACTGGCCTATGTGCCAATGAAAGAGCTGCTGGAAATTGACGGTCTGGATGAACAGACTGTTGAAGCCCTGCGTGAACGCGCTAAAAACGCACTGACCACCCTGGCGCTGGCTCAGGAAGAAAGCCTTGGCGATAAGAAGCCGGCTGATGACCTGCTGAATCTGGAAGGTCTTGATCGTGCGATTGCGTTCAAGCTGGCTGCCCGTGGTGTTTGTACGCTGGAAGATCTCGCTGAGCAAGGCGTTGATGACCTGGCTGATATCGAAGGTTTAACCGACGAGAAAGCCGGCGAGCTCATCATGGCCGCACGTAATATTTGCTGGTTCGGCGACGAAGCGTAATAAACTGTAGCAGGAAGGAACAGCATGACTGATGTAACTGTAAAATCGCTGGCTGCTGAGATTCAGACCTCCGTGGACCGCCTGGTACAGCAATTTGCTGATGCAGGGATCCCGAAGTCCGCTGATGACTCGGTGACCGCGCAAGAAAAACAAACCTTGTTAACGCACCTGAACCGTGAACACGGTTCTACGCCTGACAAGTTAACGCTGCAGCGCAAAACGCGTAGCACGTTAAACATCCCTGGTACCGGTGGCAAAAGCAAATCGGTACAAATTGAAGTCCGCAAGACGCGCACCTTTGTAAAACGTGATCCGCAAGAGGCAGAACGCCTTGCCGCGGAAGAGCAGGCACAGCGTGAAGCGGAAGAACAAGCTCAGCGTGAGGCGGAAGCAACCGCCAAACGTGAAGCAGAATTAAAAGCTGAACGTGAGGCCGCAGAAAAAGCGAAACGCGACGCAAGTGATAAAGTGAAGCGTGACGCTGCGGAAAAAGACAAAGTGAGCAATCAACAGACAGACGAAATGACCAAAACCGCCCAGGCTGAAAAAGCCCGCCGTGAAAATGAAGCTGCCGAGCTGAAGCGTAAAGCGGAAGAAGAAGCCCGCCGTAAGCTGGAAGAAGAAGCTCGCCGCGTCGCCGAAGAAGCGCGCCGCATGGCAGAAGAAAACGAGAAGAATGGTGTGAATACCGTTGAGCCGACTGAAGACACCAGCGACTATCACGTGACCACTTCTCAGCATGCGCGTCAGGCTGAAGATGATAACGACCGTGAAGTTGAAGGCGGTCGCGGCCGTGGCCGTAATGCAAAAGCTGCGCGTCCGGCGAAAAAAGGCAACAAGCACGCTGAATCCAAAGCTGATCGTGAAGAAGCACGCGCTGCTATTCGCGGCGGTAAAGGCGGTAAGCGTAAAGGTTCCGCTCTGCAGCAGGGCTTCCAGAAGCCAGCTCAGGCGGTTAACCGTGACGTCGTGATTGGCGAAACCATCACCGTTGGCGATCTGGCGAACAAGATGGCGGTTAAAGGCTCTCAGGTCATCAAAGCGATGATGAAACTGGGTGCCATGGCCACCATCAACCAGGTGATCGATCAGGAAACCGCACAGCTGGTTGCTGAAGAGATGGGCCACAAAGTTATCCTGCGTCGTGAAAACGAGCTCGAAGAAGCAGTAATGAGCGACCGTGATACTGGCGCTGCGGCTGAACCGCGTGCACCGGTTGTGACCATCATGGGTCACGTTGACCACGGTAAAACCTCTCTGCTTGACTACATTCGTTCTACTAAGGTTGCCTCTGGTGAAGCGGGTGGTATTACCCAGCACATCGGTGCTTACCACGTAGAAACCGAAAACGGCATGATCACCTTCCTGGATACCCCGGGCCACGCAGCGTTTACCTCAATGCGTGCTCGTGGTGCTCAGGCGACGGATATCGTTGTCCTGGTTGTCGCAGCAGACGACGGCGTGATGCCACAGACCATCGAAGCTATCCAGCACGCGAAAGCGGCGCAGGTGCCTCTGGTTGTTGCAGTCAACAAGATCGATAAGCCAGAAGCCGATCTGGACCGCGTGAAGAACGAACTGTCTCAGTACGGCGTTATGCCGGAAGAGTGGGGCGGTGAAGCGCAGTTCATCCCAGTATCTGCTAAAGCAGGTACCGGTATTGACGACCTGCTGAACGCGATCCTGCTGCAGGCTGAAGTTCTGGAGCTGAAAGCGATCCGTAATGGTATGGCGAGCGGCGCGGTGATCGAATCCTTCCTGGATAAAGGTCGTGGCCCGGTTGCAACCGTTCTGGTTCGTGAAGGTACCCTGAACAAGGGCGACATCGTTCTGTGTGGCTTCGAATACGGCCGCGTTCGTGCGATGCGTAACGAACTGGGTCAGGAAGTTCTGGAAGCGGGTCCGTCCATTCCAGTGGAAATCCTGGGTCTGTCCGGTGTTCCGGCTGCCGGTGACGAAGTGACCGTTGTGCGTGACGAGAAGAAAGCGCGTGAAGTGGCACTGTATCGTCAGGGCAAATTCCGCGAAGTTAAACTGGCTCGTCAGCAGAAATCTAAACTCGAGAACATGTTTGCCAACATGACCGAGGGCGAAGTTCACGAAGTGAACATCGTTCTGAAAGCTGACGTACAGGGTTCTGTGGAAGCGATCTCCGACTCCTTGCTGAAACTGTCTACCGACGAAGTGAAAGTGAAGATCATCGGTTCTGGCGTAGGTGGTATCACCGAAACCGACGCGACCCTGGCTGCTGCGTCCAACGCTATCCTGGTTGGCTTCAACGTTCGTGCGGATGCGTCTGCGCGTAAAGTAATTGAAGCCGAAAGCCTGGATCTGCGTTACTACTCCGTCATCTATAACCTGATCGACGAAGTGAAAGCAGCGATGAGCGGCATGCTGTCTCCTGAGCTGAAACAGCAGATCATCGGTCTGGCTGAAGTACGTGACGTGTTCAAATCACCGAAATTCGGTGCGATCGCGGGCTGTATGGTTACCGAAGGTAACATCAAGCGTCACAACCCAATCCGCGTACTGCGTGACAACGTGGTTATCTACGAAGGCGAGCTGGAATCCCTGCGCCGCTTCAAAGATGACGTTAACGAAGTCCGTAACGGCATGGAATGTGGTATCGGCGTGAAGAACTACAACGACGTTCGCGTTGGCGATATGATCGAAGTGTTCGAGATCATCGAAATTCAGCGTACCATCGCGTAATCTTCGTCGACAGAAGATTGTTTAGCGTAGGCCGGGTAAGCGAAGCGCCACCCGGCAATAATTTAAAAAAGGGGCTTTAGCCCCTTTTTTGTCTGGAGAATTTATTATGGCGAAAGAATTTGGTCGCCCTCAGCGCGTAGCGCAGGAAATGCAGAAAGAGATCGCACTCATTCTGCAACGTGAAATTAAAGACCCGCGCGTCGGCATGATGACCACCGTTTCCGGTGTCGAAATGTCCCGCGATCTGGCGTATGCAAAAGTGTTCGTCACCTTCCTGAACGATCAGGACGAAGCGGCAGTAAAAAACGGCATTAAAGCGCTGCAGGAAGCCTCTGGCTTCATCCGCTCCCTGCTTGGCAAAGCGATGCGCCTGCGTATCGTGCCTGAACTAACCTTCTTCTACGATAACTCGCTGGTCGAAGGTATGCGTATGTCCAACCTGGTGACCAGCGTGGTTAAACATGACGACGAGCGTCGTGTTAACCCGGCGGACGACAGCAAGGAGGACTGATGAGTCGTCCTCGTCGTCGCGGTCGCGACGTGCATGGTGTGCTGCTGCTGGATAA contains:
- the rimP gene encoding ribosome maturation factor RimP — protein: MSTLEQKLTEMITAPVEALGYELVGIEFVRGRTSTLRIYIDSEDGINVDDCADVSHQVSAVLDVEDPITVAYNLEVSSPGLDRPMFTAEHYVRFTGEEVALVLRMAVQNRRKWQGIIKAVDGEMITVTVDGKDEVFALSNIQKANLVPHF
- the nusA gene encoding transcription termination factor NusA; its protein translation is MNKEILAVVEAVSNEKSLPREKIFEALESALATATKKKYEQEIDVRVEIDRKSGDFDTFRRWVIVEEVTQPTKEITLEAARFEDESLNVGEYVEDQIESVTFDRITTQTAKQVIVQKVREAERALVVDQFRDQEGEIITGVVKKVNRDNISLEIKSEGLPGNAEAVILREDMLPRENFRPGDRIRGVLYAVRPEARGAQLFVTRSKPEMLVELFRIEVPEIGEEVIEIKAAARDPGSRAKIAVKTNDKRIDPVGACVGMRGARVQAVSTELGGERIDIVLWDDNPAQFVINAMAPADVASIVVDEDKHTMDIAVEAGNLAQAIGRNGQNVRLASQLSGWELNVMTVDDLQAKHQAEAHAAIDTFTKYLDIDEDFATVLVEEGFSTLEELAYVPMKELLEIDGLDEQTVEALRERAKNALTTLALAQEESLGDKKPADDLLNLEGLDRAIAFKLAARGVCTLEDLAEQGVDDLADIEGLTDEKAGELIMAARNICWFGDEA
- the infB gene encoding translation initiation factor IF-2 — translated: MTDVTVKSLAAEIQTSVDRLVQQFADAGIPKSADDSVTAQEKQTLLTHLNREHGSTPDKLTLQRKTRSTLNIPGTGGKSKSVQIEVRKTRTFVKRDPQEAERLAAEEQAQREAEEQAQREAEATAKREAELKAEREAAEKAKRDASDKVKRDAAEKDKVSNQQTDEMTKTAQAEKARRENEAAELKRKAEEEARRKLEEEARRVAEEARRMAEENEKNGVNTVEPTEDTSDYHVTTSQHARQAEDDNDREVEGGRGRGRNAKAARPAKKGNKHAESKADREEARAAIRGGKGGKRKGSALQQGFQKPAQAVNRDVVIGETITVGDLANKMAVKGSQVIKAMMKLGAMATINQVIDQETAQLVAEEMGHKVILRRENELEEAVMSDRDTGAAAEPRAPVVTIMGHVDHGKTSLLDYIRSTKVASGEAGGITQHIGAYHVETENGMITFLDTPGHAAFTSMRARGAQATDIVVLVVAADDGVMPQTIEAIQHAKAAQVPLVVAVNKIDKPEADLDRVKNELSQYGVMPEEWGGEAQFIPVSAKAGTGIDDLLNAILLQAEVLELKAIRNGMASGAVIESFLDKGRGPVATVLVREGTLNKGDIVLCGFEYGRVRAMRNELGQEVLEAGPSIPVEILGLSGVPAAGDEVTVVRDEKKAREVALYRQGKFREVKLARQQKSKLENMFANMTEGEVHEVNIVLKADVQGSVEAISDSLLKLSTDEVKVKIIGSGVGGITETDATLAAASNAILVGFNVRADASARKVIEAESLDLRYYSVIYNLIDEVKAAMSGMLSPELKQQIIGLAEVRDVFKSPKFGAIAGCMVTEGNIKRHNPIRVLRDNVVIYEGELESLRRFKDDVNEVRNGMECGIGVKNYNDVRVGDMIEVFEIIEIQRTIA
- the rbfA gene encoding 30S ribosome-binding factor RbfA: MAKEFGRPQRVAQEMQKEIALILQREIKDPRVGMMTTVSGVEMSRDLAYAKVFVTFLNDQDEAAVKNGIKALQEASGFIRSLLGKAMRLRIVPELTFFYDNSLVEGMRMSNLVTSVVKHDDERRVNPADDSKED